From a single Paramisgurnus dabryanus chromosome 17, PD_genome_1.1, whole genome shotgun sequence genomic region:
- the LOC135727180 gene encoding interferon-induced protein 44-like isoform X1, translating to MSSNSEGETPEFQTPWRAMTWGNPSKVSLISGINQIQPSITNLKCLRVIVVGPPGSGKSSFINSVNNAFQGRITSNAMSDSCGGGKSFTTEQYRECKMKTGNPKLPIVFSDVMGLEAEDKKGYHPDDIIQAINVNLKYGYEFNPEKPISPEDPYYNKDPDLSDEVYCLVYVLAADKIRLAQDDIFKKLRNIRLKVCKTFGLPQVVVMTNVDQVCPVVKNNIWKVYHSKKIKEKMELCSSSLGVPMCHIFPVKNYHEEIVSNEYMDILILQAFTQIIQLAKDNVEIRLEKKDSQNVREKQTKSE from the exons ATGAGTTCCAACTCCG AAGGTGAAACTCCAGAATTTCAAACTCCATGGAGAGCAATGACTTGGGG GAACCCAAGTAAAGTCTCTTTAATAAGTGGCATTAATCAGATACAACCATCCATAACAAATCTGAAATGCTTGAGGGTGATAGTGGTTGGCCCACCTGGTTCAGGAAAATCAAGTTTCATAAACTCTGTTAACAATGCCTTCCAAGGACGGATAACTAGCAATGCAATGAGTGACTCCTGTGGTGGTGGTAAAAGTTTCACAACAGAA cagTACAGAGAATGTAAAATGAAAACTGGGAACCCAAAATTGCCTATTGTCTTCAGTGATGTCATGGGCTTGGAAGCAGAAGACAAGAAAGGATACCATCCGGATGACATCATTCAAGCCATAAATGTCAACCTAAAATATGGATATGAG TTTAATCCAGAAAAGCCAATATCTCCAGAAGATCCATACTATAATAAAGACCCAGATCTCTCTGATGAGGTCTACTGCCTGGTCTATGTTTTAGCAGCTGATAAAATCAGATTGGCACAGGATGATATTTTTAAGAAGCTGAGAAACATTCGTCTGAAAGTTTGTAAGACTTTTG GGTTGCCTCAGGTCGTTGTCATGACAAACGTGGATCAAGTATGTCCTGTGGTGAAAAATAATATATGGAAGGTCTACCATAGCAAGAAAATTAAAGAGAAG ATGGAATTGTGCAGCAGTTCATTGGGTGTTCCAATGTGTCACATCTTTCCAGTGAAGAACTACCATGAAGAAATTGTATCAAATGAATACATGGATATTCTGATTTTACAAGCATTCACGCAAATTATACAGCTTGCTAAAGACAATGTAGAGATTCGTTTAGAAAAGAAAGACAGCCAGAATGTGAGAGAGAAACAAACAAAATCTGAG
- the LOC135727180 gene encoding interferon-induced protein 44-like isoform X2: protein MSSNSEGETPEFQTPWRAMTWGNPSKVSLISGINQIQPSITNLKCLRVIVVGPPGSGKSSFINSVNNAFQGRITSNAMSDSCGGGKSFTTEYRECKMKTGNPKLPIVFSDVMGLEAEDKKGYHPDDIIQAINVNLKYGYEFNPEKPISPEDPYYNKDPDLSDEVYCLVYVLAADKIRLAQDDIFKKLRNIRLKVCKTFGLPQVVVMTNVDQVCPVVKNNIWKVYHSKKIKEKMELCSSSLGVPMCHIFPVKNYHEEIVSNEYMDILILQAFTQIIQLAKDNVEIRLEKKDSQNVREKQTKSE from the exons ATGAGTTCCAACTCCG AAGGTGAAACTCCAGAATTTCAAACTCCATGGAGAGCAATGACTTGGGG GAACCCAAGTAAAGTCTCTTTAATAAGTGGCATTAATCAGATACAACCATCCATAACAAATCTGAAATGCTTGAGGGTGATAGTGGTTGGCCCACCTGGTTCAGGAAAATCAAGTTTCATAAACTCTGTTAACAATGCCTTCCAAGGACGGATAACTAGCAATGCAATGAGTGACTCCTGTGGTGGTGGTAAAAGTTTCACAACAGAA TACAGAGAATGTAAAATGAAAACTGGGAACCCAAAATTGCCTATTGTCTTCAGTGATGTCATGGGCTTGGAAGCAGAAGACAAGAAAGGATACCATCCGGATGACATCATTCAAGCCATAAATGTCAACCTAAAATATGGATATGAG TTTAATCCAGAAAAGCCAATATCTCCAGAAGATCCATACTATAATAAAGACCCAGATCTCTCTGATGAGGTCTACTGCCTGGTCTATGTTTTAGCAGCTGATAAAATCAGATTGGCACAGGATGATATTTTTAAGAAGCTGAGAAACATTCGTCTGAAAGTTTGTAAGACTTTTG GGTTGCCTCAGGTCGTTGTCATGACAAACGTGGATCAAGTATGTCCTGTGGTGAAAAATAATATATGGAAGGTCTACCATAGCAAGAAAATTAAAGAGAAG ATGGAATTGTGCAGCAGTTCATTGGGTGTTCCAATGTGTCACATCTTTCCAGTGAAGAACTACCATGAAGAAATTGTATCAAATGAATACATGGATATTCTGATTTTACAAGCATTCACGCAAATTATACAGCTTGCTAAAGACAATGTAGAGATTCGTTTAGAAAAGAAAGACAGCCAGAATGTGAGAGAGAAACAAACAAAATCTGAG